One Peribacillus simplex NBRC 15720 = DSM 1321 genomic region harbors:
- a CDS encoding NAD(P)H-dependent glycerol-3-phosphate dehydrogenase — MVKDKESIAVIGAGSWGTALALVIADNQHEVRLWGHNQKQINEINQNHTNEKYLPGIELPLGIKGYSSIKEALVGIEIIILAVPTKAYREVLGQIEEAHDKPLTIVHVSKGIEPDSLLRISEMIEEVSSADWLKDIVVLSGPSHAEEVSLRHPTTVAVSSKNMKAAERVQDIFINNNFRVYTNPDLIGVEIGGALKNIIALAAGITDGLGYGDNAKAALMTRGLAEISRLGVAMGANPLTFSGLAGIGDLIVTCTSVHSRNWRAGNMLGKGQKLEEVLENMGMVVEGVRTTKAAFQLAQKYEVNMPITEALYDVLFNGEEVKKAVDLLMNRSKTNEMEELFNILDSRQQD; from the coding sequence ATGGTGAAAGATAAAGAAAGTATCGCAGTGATTGGAGCTGGGAGCTGGGGAACTGCTTTAGCGCTCGTAATCGCTGATAACCAGCATGAAGTGAGATTATGGGGACATAATCAGAAACAAATCAATGAAATAAATCAAAATCATACGAATGAAAAATACTTGCCTGGGATTGAATTGCCTTTGGGGATTAAAGGCTATTCTTCGATTAAGGAAGCATTGGTCGGGATTGAAATAATAATTTTGGCTGTGCCGACCAAAGCCTACCGGGAAGTGCTTGGTCAGATTGAAGAGGCTCATGATAAGCCATTGACAATCGTTCATGTAAGTAAGGGGATTGAACCTGATTCCTTGCTTCGTATATCTGAAATGATTGAAGAAGTCTCTTCGGCGGATTGGCTTAAAGATATAGTGGTTCTTTCAGGACCGAGTCATGCAGAAGAAGTCAGTCTACGTCACCCGACAACAGTTGCCGTTTCTTCAAAGAATATGAAAGCTGCCGAAAGGGTTCAGGACATCTTTATCAATAATAATTTCCGTGTTTATACAAATCCGGACTTGATAGGTGTTGAAATCGGAGGGGCATTAAAGAACATCATTGCTTTGGCTGCCGGCATTACGGATGGTTTAGGCTACGGGGATAATGCCAAGGCTGCATTAATGACACGAGGATTGGCTGAAATATCCCGTCTAGGGGTGGCCATGGGGGCTAACCCATTAACGTTTTCAGGTTTAGCTGGGATTGGCGACTTGATCGTCACTTGTACAAGCGTCCATTCCCGTAATTGGAGAGCTGGGAATATGCTTGGAAAAGGGCAAAAGCTTGAAGAAGTTTTGGAAAACATGGGTATGGTCGTTGAAGGTGTCAGAACCACTAAAGCTGCCTTTCAACTAGCTCAAAAGTACGAAGTGAACATGCCGATCACTGAAGCCCTGTACGATGTTTTATTCAATGGGGAAGAAGTGAAAAAGGCAGTTGACCTTTTGATGAATCGTTCAAAAACGAATGAGATGGAAGAACTTTTCAACATATTGGATAGCAGGCAGCAGGATTAA